CAACGTCACGCTCATGTCGACTTCGATGCCCGCGCAGCGCACGCGCCAGGCGACGTCGCTCAGGCCTACGGAGAACGAGAACGCTTCCGGCGCTCGGCGCACGGGTTCGTGCGGCACGGAAAACAGGCCGCCGTCCTCCTCGTCCTTGACGTAGCAGAACCGGCCCGGATGGTGGGCATAGTACGGCTGCTCCGGCTGCATGAACGTCCTGGCTTCCAGCGCAGGCGCGTGCGCGTACTTGGCCGGCTCCGGTTGCATGAATTGCGCGGTGGCGAAGCCGCGGCAGTTCAGTTGCAGCAGCATGCGCCGGTTCCACAGGAAGGTCGACGCCGCGGGCATCGCCGTGGCGCTGGTGAGGACGAAGCGGCGTCCGTCTTCCTCGAAGCCGTATGGACCCTCGGTCATGCCGTCGCCTCCCGACGCGAACGCAGGTCCGCCTGGACGTGCGACAGGGTGGTCGCATCCAGCGGATAGAACCGCATCACCCACGCCGCCAGCAGGGCGATGCCCCCCGGGATGACCGTCAACAACAGCGCGATGCCCAGGCGCGAGCCGTCCGATTGCGTCGCGTTGGCCACGTATCCCATGCCGGCGAGGATCCACGCGATCGTGGCGGATGCCAATGCGCCCCCGAGCTTCTGCGAGAACGCCGCGGCGGCGAACGTCATCGCGGTGGCGCGGCGACCGGTCTTCCATTCGGTGTAGTCGGCGCAGTCCGCGTACATCGAGAACGCGAGCGGCGATTTGGGCCCGAGCATCAGTCCGACCAGAAGATTGAGCGCCAGCATCAGCCAGACCGATTCTGGCGGGACGAGGAACATCGTGCAGCTCACCACGCCGACGCCCGCCATCAGCCATGCCATCAGCCGCCGCTTGTCCACGTAGCGCGTCATCAACGGGGTGAGGCCCGCACCCACCGCGAGGGCGAGGGCATAAGTGCCCAGGAAAAGACCGGTCAGGTCGGGGCGTCCGATGTGGTACTTGAGGTAGTACGCCAGCGATCCGCTTCGCATCACGATGGTGACCATGATGATCAGCGCGAGTGCGAACAGCACCATCCATGGCCGGTTGTGCAGCAGGTCCATCACGTCCTGGCGGACGGCGCTGCGTTGCTCGGGCGGCGGTGCGACACGCTCGCGCGTCGTCAGGAACGCCGTGACGAAGGCCGCGGTGGCAATCACCCCGTACAGCGACAGCGTCAGCTGCCAGCCGAGCGCGTCATCGCCGCGGCCGAGCCATCGGACCAGGTCGAGCGTGAGCCAGTTCACCGCCATCGTGCCGGCGAACGCAGCGATGAAGCGGAAGCTGATGAGCTGCGTGCGCTGCTGGCTGTCGGCGGTGATCACGCCGGACAGCGCCGAGTACGGAATATTCAGCACCGTATAGGTGAGCATCATCAGGGTGAAGGTCGCATAGGCCCATACCAGCCGTGCACCTTCGCCCACGTCGGGGACGGTCCAGGTCAGCACGCCCGTGAGGGCCATCGGGATCGCCGCATAGAGCAGGTACGGCCTGAACCGGCCGAACCGGCTGCGCGTGCGATCGGCCAGCGCGCCCATCAGCGGATCGGTGATGGCGTCCACGATCTTGGTGATGAGCATCATGGTGCCGACGGCGGCGGCGGCCAGGCCCATCACGTCGGTGTAGAAGATGAGCAGGAAAGCGGAGATGTTGGCCCAGTAGAGATTGAAGCCGAAGTCGCCGATGCCGTAGCCCACTTTTTCGCCCAGGCGAGGTCCCGTGTCGGGTGCCGTCGGGCGGGCGGGCTGCATGGCGTCGCCGCCTCCCTGATCGCGTCGCATGTCCACTCCGGGTGTTGGGTCGTTGCGCCGCAAGCGAAATGCCGGGCCAGGGCGACGGTACGGCGACCTCGCCATGACCGCAACAGGGAGGCAAGCGACCGGCTCCCAAGGATCGAACCAGGCGATCGCGCGCTTCGTCGCCGTACGTCATCGTACGTATGCCACGCACGTTCAAACGCAGAACGGGCGCCCTGAGGCGCCCGTTCCTTGCTTACAACGGCATGGCCGCAGCCATCAGTAGCGGTAGTGCTCCGGCTTGTACGGGCCTTCGACCGCCACGCCCAGGTAGTCGGCCTGGTCCTTGGTGAGCGTGGTCAGCTTCACGCCGATCTTCTCCAGGTGCAGGCGCGCCACTTCCTCGTCCAGCTGCTTCGGCAGGATGTAAACCTTGGCTTCGTACGTGTCCTTGTTCGCCCACAGGTCGATCTGCGCCAGCGTCTGGTTGGAGAAGCTGTTGCTCATCACGAAGCTGGGGTGGCCGGTGGCGCAGCCCAGGTTCACCAGGCGGCCTTCGGCCAGCAGGAAGATCGCGTTGCCGTTGCCGAAGGTGAACTTGTCGACCTGCGGCTTGATGTTGGTCTTCACCGCGCCGCTGGCGTACAGCGCATCGACCTGGATCTCGTTGTCGAAGTGGCCGATGTTGCAGACGATCGCCTGGTCCTTCATCGCCTGCATGTGGGCGAGGGTGATGATGTCCTTGTTGCCGGTGGTGGTGACGTAGATGTCGGCGCGACCGAGGGTATCCTCGAGCGTGGTCACTTCGTAGCCTTCCATCGCCGCCTGCAGCGCGCAGATCGGATCGATCTCGGTGACGATCACGCGGGCGCCATAGGCGCGCAGCGACGCCGCCGAACCCTTGCCCACGTCGCCGTAACCGCAGACGACCGCGACCTTGCCGGCCAGCATCACGTCGAGCGCGCGCTTCAGGCCATCGGCCAGCGATTCGCGGCAGCCGTACAGATTGTCGAACTTCGACTTGGTGACCGAGTCGTTGACGTTGATGGCCGGGACCAGCAGCTTGCCCTGCTCGGCGATCTGGTACAGGCGGTGCACGCCGGTGGTGGTCTCTTCGGAGACGCCCTTCCAGTCCTTGACCACGCGGGTCCAGAAACCGGGGCGCTCGCCGGCCACGCGCTTGAGCAGGTTCTTGATGATCTGCTCTTCATGGCTGCCGGAGGCGCCGTTGACCCAGCTGTCGTCGCCCTGTTCCAGCTCGTAACCCTTGTGGATCAGCAGGGTGACGTCGCCGCCGTCGTCCACCACCAGCTCCGGACCCGTCTGGGTACCGTCGGCCAGGGTGAAGGTCAGCGCGTCCAGCGTGCAGTCCCAGTACTCTTCCAGCGTCTCGCCCTTCCAGGCGAACACCGGCGTGCCGGTGGCGGCGATCGCGGCGGCGGCGTGGTCCTGCGTCGAGAAGATGTTGCACGAAGCCCAGCGCACGTCGGCGCCGATGTCCTTCAACGTCTCGATCAGCACCGCGGTCTGGATCGTCATGTGCAGCGAGCCGGTCACGCGCACGCCCTTCAGCGGCTTCGTGGCGGCGTGCTTGCGGCGGATGGACATCAGGCCGGGCATCTCGTGCTCGGCGATGTCGAGTTCCTTGCGGCCCCAATCGGCCAAGGAAATGTCGGCGACCTTGTAGTCGCCCTCGGTGGAAAACTTGCGTACGGCGTTCATGGTGTTGGCTCCGGGAAAGGTGGCGAGCGAGGCTCGCAGCTTGACCGGGCGCCGTTGCAAAAATCCTGCCGAGCCTGGCCGTGCTTGCCTGTTGAACAGACATCACGGTCGCAGCGCCCCTCGGCGGCCAGCATTATATCGCTTGTTCCGGATGAAACGATGAGGCACGCCCGGGCATGATCGGGTAGGCTTCGATGCTGCCCTGCAGCAGACCAATTGTCCGCAAGGACAATACCAATCCAGGCCAAACGATCGACGGGAACCACGCCGCACGCATGAACAGCCCCCGCAGCCTCGAGTTCGCCCCCCCCGATGTCCCGCTCCGTGAAGACGTCCGGCGCCTGGGTGCGCTGGTCGGGGAGATGCTGGCTGAACAGGTTTCCCCGGCGTTCCTGGCCGATGTGGAGCGCGTACGCACCACCGCCATTGCCCGGCGCCAGGCAGGCGAGCCGCCGCAGTCGCTGGCGGGCCTGCTCGATGGCCAGTCGCCGGCGCAGGCGGAATCGCTGATCCGCGCGTTCAGCACCTATTTCCAGGTGGTGAACATCGCCGAGCGCGTGCACCGCATCCGCCGCCGCCGCGACTACCAGCGGACCGGCAGCGAACGGCCGCAGCCCGATGGCCTGCACGATGCCCTGGTCCGCCTGAAGGCGCAGGGCGTCACCCTCGATGAACTCGCCGACTGGCTGCCGCGCATCGACGTGGAGCCGGTGTTCACCGCGCATCCGACCGAAGCGGTGCGTCGCGCGCTGCTGGAGAAGGAGCAGTTGATGGTGGCCAGCCTGATCAACGGGCTGGACGGCACGCGCACGCCGGGCGAACTGGCGACGGACACGGCGCGCTTCCGCATGGCGTTGACGTCCGCCTGGCAGACGTCCGATTCCTCGCCGGTGCGTCCGGGCGTGGAAGACGAGCGCGAGCATGTCGGCTTCTACCTGATCGAAGTGCTGTACCGGGTGATCCCCGTGCTCTACGAAACGCTCGAAAGCGCGATCACCGACGTCTACGGCGCCGCGCCCGAGGTCACCGCGCGGCTCCCGCGCGTGCTGCGCTTCGGCACCTGGGTCGGTGGCGACATGGACGGCAATCCCAACGTGGATGCGCGCACCGTGACCGCCACGCTAGACGCGCAGCGGCGCGCCATCCTCACGCGTTATCTGAAGGAACTGCGCCAGCTGACCACGCTGCTCAGCCAGTCGACGTCCGTCGTCGGGGTGTCGGACGAAGTGGTCGCACAGGTCGAACGTTATCGCGCCCTGATGCCGGATGCCGCGAAGAAGTCGCGCCCCCGGCACGGCGACATGCCGTACCGCCTGCTCAACGACCTGATGCGCGCGCGCCTGCAGGCCACGCTCGAGGATCGCCCCGAACGCTACGCGGCGCCGGAGGAGCTCGCGCAGGATGTCGAACTCATCCTGCGCAGCCTCGAGGCCAACCGGGGCATCCATGCCGGCTGGTTCGCGGTGCGTCGTCTGGCGTGGCGCGTGCGCACGTTCGGCTTCCACCTCGCGCGGCTGGACGTGCGGCAGGAGTCCAGCGTGCACGCGCGTGCGGTGGCCGCTGCGCTGGGCGATGAAGGTTGGGAACAGCGCGATGCCGTCGAGCGCGCCGCGCTGCTGGGACCGCATGCGAGCGGCGACAGCGTGCTGCCGGCGTCGGACCAGGAAGGCAACGAGCGGCTGGATGCGGTATTCAAGGCCCTGGCCGATGCGCGCGTGCGCCATGGCACCGATGCTCTGGGGACCTACATCATCAGCATGGCGCACAGCCGTGCCGACGTGCTGACCGTACTGGCGCTGGCGCGCCGGGGCGGCCTGGTCGACGACGCCGGGCAGGTGCCGCTCGACATCGCGCCGCTGTTCGAAACCATCGACGACCTCGGCCACGGCACGGAGGTGCTGCGCGACCTGCTGGCCGATCCGGTCTATCGCGCCCACCTCGCGGCGCGCGGCAACGTGCAGATGGTGATGCTGGGCTACTCGGACAGCGGCAAGGACGGCGGCATCGCCGCGTCGCGCTGGGGACTGCAGCGGGCGCAGGTCGAGCTGGTGGACGCCGCGCAGGAACTGGGCATCAGGCTGACGTTCTTCCACGGTCGCGGCGGTTCGATCATCCGCGGCGGGGGCAAGACCACGCGGGCGCTGGAAGCCGCGCCGCGCGGCAGCGTCGACGGGCGCCTGCGCGTGACCGAACAAGGCGAGGTGATCCATCGCAAGTACGGCATTCGTGCGTTGGCGCTGCGCTCGCTGGAACAGTCGGTCGGCGCCGTGCTGCTGTCGAGCCTGCGGCCGCGTCCGCCGGAGCCGCGGGAAGCGCGCTGGCGCGAGATCATGGCGTTGGTGGCGGGCGAGAGCACGCAGGCCTATCGCACCTTCGTGCAATCGCCGCGCTTCATGGATTACTTCCGCAGCGCCACCCCGATCGACGTGATCGAGCGGATGACGCTGGGCTCGCGTCCGTCGCGCCGCCTGGGCCAGGACGCCGCACTGGGCAACCTGCGCGCGATTCCCTGGGTGTTCGCGTGGAGCCAGGCGCGCGCCGTGATCCCGGGCTGGTATGGCGTGGGCACGGGCCTGCAGGCCGCGGTGGACGCTTACGGCGAAGACGCGCTGCGCGAGATGGCGCGCGACTGGCCGTTCTTCAAGACCTTCCTCGACGATGTCTCCATGGTGCTCGCCAAGGGCGACCTCAGCATCGCCGAGATGTACTCGAAGATGGCCGGCGACCTGCATGGGGAATTCTTCCCGAAGGTGCAGCATGAACATGCCGCCGCGGTGCGCTGGGTGCTGGCGCTCAACGGCAACGAATGGCTGCTGCAGCACGACCAGCGATTGGCGCTGTCGATCCGGCTGCGCAATCCCTACATCGACCCGATCAGCGTGATGCAGGCCGACCTGCTGAAGCGCTGGCGCGCCAGCGACCGCGAGGACGACGCGCTCCTGCATGCGCTGGTCGCCAGCATCAATGGCGTGTCGCAGGGTGTGCAGAACACTGGCTGAGCGCGAGATCTGTGGTGTAGGAGCGACGTAAGTCGCGATGAGGCGTTACCGGCATGCCATCGCGACTTACGTCGCTCCCACACCTGCTCCCACCGTCCTGGGCTTATCCATCCAGCTCCGACCAGCGCTGGTACGCATGGTCCAATTCCGCCTGCTTCGCGGCGAGCTCGTCGTTGGCACGCTGCAGGTCGGCCGGGGATTGCTGGTAGTAGGCGGCGTCGTTCATCGCTTCAGTGCGCTTGGCCACCTCGGCTTCCAGCGCTTCGATGCGCGCCGGAAGCTGTTCCAGCTCGCGCGCCTCCTTGAACCCCAGTTTGCGCTTCGCGGCCACCGGTTCGGGCTGCTTCGACAACCCCGGCTTGACCGGCGCGGATGCCGTGGCGGCGCCCGCCGGCATGCGGCGCTGGCGCAGCCAGTCCGAATAGCCACCGACGTAGTCGCCCAGTCGTCCTTCGCCTTCCAGCACCAGCGTGCTGGTGACCACGTTGTCGAGGAAGTCGCGGTCGTGGCTGACCAGCAGCAGCGTGCCCTTGTAGTCGAGCAGCAGTTCTTCCAGCAGTTCCAGCGTCTCGACGTCCAGGTCGTTGGTGGGTTCGTCCATCACCAGCAGGTTGGACGGCTGCGCGAACAGTTTGGCCAGCAACAGGCGGTTGCGCTCGCCGCCGGACAGTCGGGTGATCGGCGCGCGGGCGCGTTCGGGCGAGAACAGGAAGTCCTGCAGATAACCGATGACATGCTTGCGGCTGCCATTGATCTCGACGAAATCGCTGCCTTCGGCGACGTTCTCCAGGGTGGTGCGTGAATCGTCCAACTGGCTGCGGTGCTGGTCGAAGTAGGCGATCTGCAGGCCGGTGCCCAGCTTCACTTCGCCCTGCTGCGGGGCGAGCTCGCCCAGCAGGATCTTCAGCAGCGTCGACTTGCCCGCGCCGTTGGGTCCGACGATGCCGACGCGGTCGCCGCGCATGATCGTCGCCGACACGTCGTCCAGCAACGTGCGGCCGTCGTAGGCCTGGGTGATGTCCTTGGCCTCGATGACCTTCTTGCCTGACGACTGCGCGGCGGCGGCTTCCATCCTGACGTTGCCAGACAGGTCGCGCCGTTGCGCACGCTCACGGCGCATCGCCTTCAAGGCGGTGACGCGGCCCTCGTTGCGGGTGCGGCGCGCCTTGATGCCCTGGCGGATCCAGACCTCTTCCTGCGCGAGCAGCTTGTCGAAGCGCGCGTTCTCCTGCGCTTCGGCATGCAGCCGTTCCTCGCGGCGGCGCAGGTAGTTGTCGTAGTCGCCGGGCCAACTGGTCAGCTGGCCGCGGTCGATCTCGAGGATGCGCGTGGCCAGCGAGCGCAGGAAGCTGCGATCGTGGGTAACGAACACGATGCTGCCACCGAAGGACTTCAGGAACCCTTCCAGCCAGGCGATCGCCTCGATGTCGAGGTGGTTGGTCGGTTCGTCCAGCAGCAGGATGTCGGGGTTGCGCACCAGCGCCTGCGCGAGCAGCACGCGGCGCTTCATGCCGCCGGACAGCGCGGCGAAGTCGGTTTCCTCGGGCAGTTCCAGACGCGTCAGCACCTGCTGCACGCGCAGGTCCAGGTCCCAGCCATGCTGCGCCTCGATCTGCGCCTGCGCCTCGCCCATCGCGTCCATGTCGCCGTCGTGCAGCGCATGGTGGTAGCGCGCCAGCAGATGGCCCAGGTCGCCCAGGCCTTCGGCGACCACGTCGAACACCGTACCCTGCGTGTCCTGCGGGACCTCCTGGGCCATGCGTGCGACCACCACGCCGTTCTGCACGCGGATCTCGCCGTCGTCGGGCTTCAGTTCGCCGGCCATCAGCCGCATCAGCGTGGACTTGCCCATGCCGTTGCGGCCGACGATGCAGACGCGCTCGCCGGGTTCGATGGACAGGTCGACGTGTTCGAGGAGGAGCGGCCCGCCGACGCTGAAGTCGACCCGCTGGAATTGCATCAGGGACATGCGCCCATTGTAGCCGGCGCGAGGGGCGCGGCGGCTTACTGGAAGTTGTAGCGCACTACGTGGAAGAACACCGGCGCCGCGAAGACCACCGAGTCCAACCGGTCCAGGGCGCCGCCGTGGCCTTCGATCATCGTGCCCCAGTCCTTGGCGCCCAGGCTGCGCTTGGTCGCCGACAGCGCC
This genomic stretch from Pseudoxanthomonas sp. CF385 harbors:
- a CDS encoding MFS transporter, whose translation is MQPARPTAPDTGPRLGEKVGYGIGDFGFNLYWANISAFLLIFYTDVMGLAAAAVGTMMLITKIVDAITDPLMGALADRTRSRFGRFRPYLLYAAIPMALTGVLTWTVPDVGEGARLVWAYATFTLMMLTYTVLNIPYSALSGVITADSQQRTQLISFRFIAAFAGTMAVNWLTLDLVRWLGRGDDALGWQLTLSLYGVIATAAFVTAFLTTRERVAPPPEQRSAVRQDVMDLLHNRPWMVLFALALIIMVTIVMRSGSLAYYLKYHIGRPDLTGLFLGTYALALAVGAGLTPLMTRYVDKRRLMAWLMAGVGVVSCTMFLVPPESVWLMLALNLLVGLMLGPKSPLAFSMYADCADYTEWKTGRRATAMTFAAAAFSQKLGGALASATIAWILAGMGYVANATQSDGSRLGIALLLTVIPGGIALLAAWVMRFYPLDATTLSHVQADLRSRREATA
- the ahcY gene encoding adenosylhomocysteinase → MNAVRKFSTEGDYKVADISLADWGRKELDIAEHEMPGLMSIRRKHAATKPLKGVRVTGSLHMTIQTAVLIETLKDIGADVRWASCNIFSTQDHAAAAIAATGTPVFAWKGETLEEYWDCTLDALTFTLADGTQTGPELVVDDGGDVTLLIHKGYELEQGDDSWVNGASGSHEEQIIKNLLKRVAGERPGFWTRVVKDWKGVSEETTTGVHRLYQIAEQGKLLVPAINVNDSVTKSKFDNLYGCRESLADGLKRALDVMLAGKVAVVCGYGDVGKGSAASLRAYGARVIVTEIDPICALQAAMEGYEVTTLEDTLGRADIYVTTTGNKDIITLAHMQAMKDQAIVCNIGHFDNEIQVDALYASGAVKTNIKPQVDKFTFGNGNAIFLLAEGRLVNLGCATGHPSFVMSNSFSNQTLAQIDLWANKDTYEAKVYILPKQLDEEVARLHLEKIGVKLTTLTKDQADYLGVAVEGPYKPEHYRY
- the ppc gene encoding phosphoenolpyruvate carboxylase, with the translated sequence MNSPRSLEFAPPDVPLREDVRRLGALVGEMLAEQVSPAFLADVERVRTTAIARRQAGEPPQSLAGLLDGQSPAQAESLIRAFSTYFQVVNIAERVHRIRRRRDYQRTGSERPQPDGLHDALVRLKAQGVTLDELADWLPRIDVEPVFTAHPTEAVRRALLEKEQLMVASLINGLDGTRTPGELATDTARFRMALTSAWQTSDSSPVRPGVEDEREHVGFYLIEVLYRVIPVLYETLESAITDVYGAAPEVTARLPRVLRFGTWVGGDMDGNPNVDARTVTATLDAQRRAILTRYLKELRQLTTLLSQSTSVVGVSDEVVAQVERYRALMPDAAKKSRPRHGDMPYRLLNDLMRARLQATLEDRPERYAAPEELAQDVELILRSLEANRGIHAGWFAVRRLAWRVRTFGFHLARLDVRQESSVHARAVAAALGDEGWEQRDAVERAALLGPHASGDSVLPASDQEGNERLDAVFKALADARVRHGTDALGTYIISMAHSRADVLTVLALARRGGLVDDAGQVPLDIAPLFETIDDLGHGTEVLRDLLADPVYRAHLAARGNVQMVMLGYSDSGKDGGIAASRWGLQRAQVELVDAAQELGIRLTFFHGRGGSIIRGGGKTTRALEAAPRGSVDGRLRVTEQGEVIHRKYGIRALALRSLEQSVGAVLLSSLRPRPPEPREARWREIMALVAGESTQAYRTFVQSPRFMDYFRSATPIDVIERMTLGSRPSRRLGQDAALGNLRAIPWVFAWSQARAVIPGWYGVGTGLQAAVDAYGEDALREMARDWPFFKTFLDDVSMVLAKGDLSIAEMYSKMAGDLHGEFFPKVQHEHAAAVRWVLALNGNEWLLQHDQRLALSIRLRNPYIDPISVMQADLLKRWRASDREDDALLHALVASINGVSQGVQNTG
- a CDS encoding ATP-binding cassette domain-containing protein, which codes for MSLMQFQRVDFSVGGPLLLEHVDLSIEPGERVCIVGRNGMGKSTLMRLMAGELKPDDGEIRVQNGVVVARMAQEVPQDTQGTVFDVVAEGLGDLGHLLARYHHALHDGDMDAMGEAQAQIEAQHGWDLDLRVQQVLTRLELPEETDFAALSGGMKRRVLLAQALVRNPDILLLDEPTNHLDIEAIAWLEGFLKSFGGSIVFVTHDRSFLRSLATRILEIDRGQLTSWPGDYDNYLRRREERLHAEAQENARFDKLLAQEEVWIRQGIKARRTRNEGRVTALKAMRRERAQRRDLSGNVRMEAAAAQSSGKKVIEAKDITQAYDGRTLLDDVSATIMRGDRVGIVGPNGAGKSTLLKILLGELAPQQGEVKLGTGLQIAYFDQHRSQLDDSRTTLENVAEGSDFVEINGSRKHVIGYLQDFLFSPERARAPITRLSGGERNRLLLAKLFAQPSNLLVMDEPTNDLDVETLELLEELLLDYKGTLLLVSHDRDFLDNVVTSTLVLEGEGRLGDYVGGYSDWLRQRRMPAGAATASAPVKPGLSKQPEPVAAKRKLGFKEARELEQLPARIEALEAEVAKRTEAMNDAAYYQQSPADLQRANDELAAKQAELDHAYQRWSELDG